In Aspergillus luchuensis IFO 4308 DNA, chromosome 1, nearly complete sequence, the following are encoded in one genomic region:
- a CDS encoding uncharacterized protein (COG:S;~EggNog:ENOG410PURZ) translates to MGDAVRPADDIFNHVLQESFRTWSSYLASEDEGHPFPQHAIDLGSLVCQTPPFLGGSAAASDEKIAFACEEKQSTQGKGSLVVNAQSTWRTSTGKCDLPPRVLSKQLLLAVGHKVSVRLSTDSPFSHWPGVHGLSDYDEGNYLSVLYLAWAYILSARWVELLGRSRDHECQMSYSPPSCEGPVHSNKQHMIQIDIGDDACAEEVSWWRAVLCSDSCWDATTKYNGHEYLSPWSLSATGAGLIVTTKGFLNTRADPPDSWTALEYLRRFCVHHRLYAQCSVALAGVLYIPFMRGGTIALPFPKESSRLKSKEGDGGSTVPIQELLKEHGQLLAKYMTLSSNVWGLRSILCSTFFNKDIECNLVSAWLNPAFAILDSISSKSNSKAAFLINRQPRIGILWLGALLTDLAKSILRDVRAGMTAVDLPASAWTETSQSFLSSEIESIDGDYIHRDDECRLLFITAFESHDRPPIWPWKPFGATHLSETELSVFEHAWCTGHYLEYDSWEWILTDNRSIKNTREQTSQPTDKKSQYLHNRDSPVLEDYTYNFFSQSLSEGATRGIFRWLRSTGYPSSERPMYQLFWFDMEGTDDEEAPDDEESDVEMQNSLRKTHVQLWLEELE, encoded by the coding sequence ATGGGCGATGCTGTGCGCCCGGCTGATGATATATTCAATCATGTCCTCCAGGAAAGCTTTCGAACGTGGTCCTCCTATCTAGCTAGTGAGGATGAAGGTCATCCATTCCCACAGCACGCAATAGACTTGGGATCACTTGTCTGCCAGACCCCGCCTTTCCTTGGTGGTAGCGCCGCTGCCTCTGACGAGAAGATCGCGTTCGCTTGCGAGGAGAAACAATCGACACAAGGGAAAGGTAGTCTTGTCGTTAACGCACAGTCAACGTGGAGAACCTCTACAGGCAAATGTGATCTACCGCCTAGGGTTCTCTCCAAACAGCTTCTATTAGCTGTTGGCCATAAAGTGAGTGTGAGATTGTCAACAGACTCTCCCTTTTCACACTGGCCTGGAGTCCATGGACTATCGGACTATGACGAAGGAAACTATCTATCAGTTCTTTATCTTGCATGGGCCTACATATTGTCCGCCCGATGGGTTGAGTTGCTCGGACGTTCGCGTGATCACGAATGTCAGATGAGCTACTCCCCGCCGAGTTGTGAAGGCCCAGTACACTCAAACAAGCAACATATGATTCAGATTGATATCGGTGACGATGCTTGCGCGGAGGAAGTTTCCTGGTGGCGTGCGGTCTTGTGCTCTGACAGTTGCTGGGATGCGACCACCAAGTACAATGGCCATGAATATTTGTCGCCGTGGTCGCTGTCTGCCACTGGCGCTGGATTGATAGTAACCACCAAGGGCTTCCTGAATACTAGGGCAGACCCACCAGATTCATGGACCGCTCTTGAATATCTACGACGCTTCTGTGTACACCATCGTCTTTACGCCCAGTGCTCAGTCGCCCTTGCCGGGGTACTTTATATCCCATTCATGAGGGGAGGAACAATCGCACTCCCTTTCCCTAAAGAAAGTTCCCGACTGAAGTCAAAAGAGGGTGATGGCGGGTCCACTGTTCCCATTCAGGAACTCCTCAAAGAGCACGGCCAATTGCTTGCCAAGTACATGACATTGAGTTCCAATGTATGGGGTCTACGCTCGATACTGTGCAGCACCTTCTTCAATAAAGATATCGAGTGTAACCTTGTGAGTGCGTGGCTGAACCCAGCCTTCGCAATTCTCGATTCAATATCTTCGAAGAGCAATTCAAAGGCCGCGTTTCTGATAAATCGGCAACCTCGAATCGGTATTCTCTGGCTCGGTGCCCTTCTCACAGACTTGGCAAAATCTATCTTGCGCGACGTACGAGCAGGCATGACGGCTGTGGATCTTCCTGCGTCTGCCTGGACCGAAACAAGTCAGTCTTTCTTGTCCTCAGAAATAGAATCCATCGATGGCGATTATATACATCGCGATGATGAGTGTCGGTTACTCTTCATTACAGCCTTTGAAAGTCACGATCGACCTCCAATCTGGCCCTGGAAGCCCTTTGGGGCTACCCATCTCAGCGAAACAGAGTTATCAGTCTTTGAACATGCTTGGTGTACCGGGCATTACCTGGAATACGACTCTTGGGAATGGATTTTGACGGACAATCGTTCAATAAAAAACACAAGAGAACAAACTAGCCAGCCGACAGACAAAAAATCGCAATACCTCCATAACAGAGACTCTCCGGTTCTTGAAGACTATACATATAACTTCTTCTCACAGTCGCTTTCCGAAGGCGCTACACGTGGTATATTCAGATGGTTGAGATCCACAGGTTACCCTAGCAGCGAAAGACCTATGTATCAGCTTTTCTGGTTCGATATGGAAGGTactgatgacgaggaggctcCAGACGATGAGGAATCGGACGTAGAGATGCAGAATAGTTTGAGGAAAACACACGTTCAACTCTGGCTTGAGGAGCTTGAATAG